From Rissa tridactyla isolate bRisTri1 chromosome 7, bRisTri1.patW.cur.20221130, whole genome shotgun sequence, a single genomic window includes:
- the SRR gene encoding serine racemase isoform X2, whose protein sequence is MVHPNQEPAVIAGQGTIALEVLEQAPEVNAVVVPVGGGGMIAGIAVAVKALRPDVKVFAAEPCNADDCYQSKVRGELTPNLHPPDTIADAVKTSIGPNTWPIIRDLVDDVLTVSEEEIKRATRLVWERMKLLIEPTAGVGVAAVLSERFQAVPRDVENVCIVLCGGNVDLSSLTWLTDLPGKAE, encoded by the exons ATGGTGCACCCCAACCAGGAGCCGGCGGTGATCGCGGGGCAAGGCACCATCGCCCTGGAGGTCCTGGAGCAG GCACCTGAGGTAAACGCAGTGGTGGTTCCCGTCGGAGGAGGAGGAATGATTGCAGGAATAGCAGTTGCCGTCAAG GCTTTGAGACCAGACGTGAAAGTGTTCGCTGCCGAGCCGTGCAATGCAGACGACTGTTACCAGTCCAAGGTAAGAGGGGAACTGACCCCCAACCTTCACCCGCCGGACACCATCGCAGATGCAGTTAAAACCAGCATCGGACCAAACACGTGGCCCATCATCAGGGATTTGGTTGATGACGTCCTGACAGTCTCGGAGGAAGAAATCAAG CGAGCAACGCGGCTGGTGTGGGAAAGGATGAAGCTGCTGATCGAGCCAACAGCGGGTGTGGGAGTGGCGGCCGTGCTCTCGGAGCGGTTCCAGGCAGTCCCCCGGGACGTGGAGAACGTTTGCATCGTGCTGTGCGGGGGAAACGTGGACCTGAGCTCCCTGACCTGGCTCACAGACCTCCCTGGGAAAGCAGAATGA
- the SRR gene encoding serine racemase isoform X1: MAALGEVRAAERRLGGRLYRTPLLTSRGLDGLAGRRLLFKCELFQRTGSFKIRGALNAVRSLVEESQQTGKGLPRAVVTHSSGNHGQALACAAQEEGIPAYVVVPRTAPRCKQDAIRAYGATLVPCEPSDKSRAETAARIVQETGGVMVHPNQEPAVIAGQGTIALEVLEQAPEVNAVVVPVGGGGMIAGIAVAVKALRPDVKVFAAEPCNADDCYQSKVRGELTPNLHPPDTIADAVKTSIGPNTWPIIRDLVDDVLTVSEEEIKRATRLVWERMKLLIEPTAGVGVAAVLSERFQAVPRDVENVCIVLCGGNVDLSSLTWLTDLPGKAE; encoded by the exons ATGGCGGCGCTGGGCGAGGtgcgggcggcggagcggcggctgGGCGGGCGGCTGTACCGCACGCCGCTGCTCACCAGCCGGGGCCTGGATGGCCTGGCCGGCCGGAGGCTGCTCTTCAAGTGCGAGCTCTTCCAGAGGACCGGCTCCTTCAAG ATCCGTGGCGCCCTCAATGCGGTCAGGAGCCTGGTCGAGGAAAGCCAGCAGACTGGAAAGGGGCTGCCCCGGGCTGTCGTGACGCACAGCAGTGGAAATCACGGCCAGGCGCTCGCTTGTGCAGCTCAGGAAGAAG GGATTCCTGCCTACGTCGTGGTGCCCCGGACAGCCCCGCGCTGTAAGCAAGATGCCATCCGTGCCTACGGTGCCACGCTGGTGCCCTGTGAGCCCAGTGACAAG TCCAGAGCCGAGACAGCAGCTCGCATAGTCCAGGAGACAGGAGGAGTCATGGTGCACCCCAACCAGGAGCCGGCGGTGATCGCGGGGCAAGGCACCATCGCCCTGGAGGTCCTGGAGCAG GCACCTGAGGTAAACGCAGTGGTGGTTCCCGTCGGAGGAGGAGGAATGATTGCAGGAATAGCAGTTGCCGTCAAG GCTTTGAGACCAGACGTGAAAGTGTTCGCTGCCGAGCCGTGCAATGCAGACGACTGTTACCAGTCCAAGGTAAGAGGGGAACTGACCCCCAACCTTCACCCGCCGGACACCATCGCAGATGCAGTTAAAACCAGCATCGGACCAAACACGTGGCCCATCATCAGGGATTTGGTTGATGACGTCCTGACAGTCTCGGAGGAAGAAATCAAG CGAGCAACGCGGCTGGTGTGGGAAAGGATGAAGCTGCTGATCGAGCCAACAGCGGGTGTGGGAGTGGCGGCCGTGCTCTCGGAGCGGTTCCAGGCAGTCCCCCGGGACGTGGAGAACGTTTGCATCGTGCTGTGCGGGGGAAACGTGGACCTGAGCTCCCTGACCTGGCTCACAGACCTCCCTGGGAAAGCAGAATGA
- the TSR1 gene encoding pre-rRNA-processing protein TSR1 homolog, with translation MVAAGAHRPGPLKQQNKAHKGGKHSGASQRRAGGRLSVKAQPRRRLRDLSRVDRRHQALQLRRQRKEAVLAEKRSLGSRDGPPHLVVLVPLHSRAAAHNTLRLLQSQDSAVVRVGEGRAGGFALLCPRLKQRWRFVTAQAGDLHAVLDLAKVADSLLFILDPADGWDSAGEYCLSCLFAQGLPSYALAVPGGTDLPSKKRIDARKKLAKAIEKRFPEAKLFPLNTEQESSLLLRHLATQKQRHLAFRDRRAHLLAYAAEFVPGQESDLVGTLKVSGFVRGQTLDVNSLVHIVGHGDFQMSQVDAPPDPLSLNPRVVKGQKRSQDMEIQDDSVNGTDDMEEDVKVLMKADPNKQESLQSEVVPDPMEGEQTWPTEEELQEAEASLKANRKVVKVPKGTSKYQAAWIVDDEEEGSQEDDDDGDEDDDVDDDMMEEAVSQEGESSEEGEEHAEEECETMTVSECLRDDQYDEKMEEDEEMLERYKQERMDEMFPDEVDTPRDVPARVRFQKYRGLKSFRTSPWDPKENLPRDYARIFQFQNFSQTRKRLFRQIEKEETEGASVGWYVTLHVCNVPVSVMESFKEGKPLVLFSLLPHEQKMSVLNFLVRRHPSNSEPVRAKEELIFHCGFRRFRASPLFSQHTSADKHKLERFLRLDAALVVTVYAPITFPPASVLLFKQRSNGMHDLIATGSLLSVDPDRIVIKRLVLSGHPFKIFSKTAVVRYMFFNREDVMWFKPVELRTKWGRRGHIKEPLGTHGHMKCHFDGQLKSQDTVLLNLYKRVFPKWTFDPHVPEPVPWVRSESVLPVQEVEMD, from the exons ATGGTGGCGGCGGGCGCCCACCGGCCCGGGCCGCTGAAGCAGCAGAACAAAGCGCACAAGGGCGGGAAGCACAGCGGGGCGTCGCAGCGCCGTGCTGGAG GCCGCCTCTCCGTCAAggcccagccccgccggcggcTCCGCGACCTCAGCAGGGTGGACCGGCGGCACCAGGCGCTGCAGCTCCGCCGGCAGCGCAAGGAGGCG GTGCTGGCAGAGAAGCGGAGCTTGGGAAGCAGGGATGGGCCCCCGCACCTCGTGGTTCTGGTGCCGCTGcacagcagggctgcagcccACAACACCCTCCGCTTGCTACAGAGCCAGGACTCAGCGGTTGTCCGCGTGGGTGAGGGGAGAGCTGGTGGCTTTGCACTCCTCTGTCCCCGACTCAAGCAGCGCTGGCGCTTCGTGACAGCACAGGCAG GGGACCTTCATGCTGTCTTAGACCTAGCAAAGGTCGCTGACTCCCTCCTGTTCATCCTGGATCCTGCAGATGGCTGGGACAGCGCAGGGGAGTACTGCCTCTCCTGCCTCTTCGCACAGGGGCTCCCCAGTTACG CTCTTGCTGTCCCAGGGGGTACTGACTTGCCATCTAAGAAGCGGATAGATGCCAGGAAGAAACTGGCCAAAGCCATTGAGAAGCGCTTTCCGGAGGCCAAACTCTTCCCCCTGAACACGGAGCAGGAGTCCTCGCTGCTGCTGAGGCACCTCGCCACCCAGAAGCAGCGGCATCTCGCTTTTCGGGACAGACGGGCTCACCTGCTCGCCTACGCTGCTGAGTTTGTACCCGGTCAGGAGAGCGACCTGGTTGGGACCTTGAAAGTGTCTGGCTTTGTCCGGGGACAGACCCTCGACGTGAACAGCCTGGTGCATATTGTGGGGCATGGAGACTTCCAGATGAGCCAGGTGGatgccccccccgaccccctctCCTTGAACCCCCGAGTGGTTAAAGGACAGAAGAGGAGTCAGGACATGGAGATACAG GATGACTCTGTAAATGGTACCGATGACATGGAGGAAGACGTTAAGGTCCTGATGAAGGCAGATCCAAACAAGCAGGAGTCTTTGCAGTCAGAAGTGGTTCCTGATCCTATGGAAGGGGAGCAGACGTGGCCTACCGAAGAAGAACTGCAAGAGGCAGAGG CTTCTCTGAAGGCAAACAGGAAGGTGGTAAAGGTCCCCAAAGGCACATCCAAATACCAGGCTGCCTGGATTGTGGATGATGAAGAGGAGGGCAGTcaagaagatgatgatgatggagATGAAGATGATGACGTCGATGATGATATGATGGAAGAGGCAGTTTCCCAG gagggggaaagcagCGAGGAGGGAGAGGAACACGCAGAGGAGGAATGTGAGACCATGACTGTTTCCGAGTGCTTGCGGGATGACCAGTACGATGAGAAgatggaggaagatgaagagatGCTGGAGAGATACAAACAGGAGAGAATGGATGAAATGTTTCCGGATGAGGTGGACACGCCACGTGATGTACCTGCAAGAGTCCG GTTCCAGAAGTACAGGGGGCTGAAGAGCTTCCGGACTTCTCCATGGGACCCCAAAGAGAATCTCCCAAGGGATTATGCCAGGATTTTCCAGTTCCAGAACTTCTCCCAAACCAGAAAGCGCCTCTTCCGGCAAATAGAGAAAGAAGAGACTGAAGGAGCCTCG GTTGGCTGGTACGTTACACTTCATGTCTGCAATGTCCCTGTCTCAGTGATGGAGAGCTTCAAAGAAGGGAAGCCCCTAGTCCTGTTCTCGCTGCTTCCCCATGAACAAAAG ATGTCCGTGTTGAATTTCCTGGTGCGGCGGCATCCAAGCAACAGTGAGCCAGTGAGGGCAAAGGAGGAGCTCATCTTTCACTGTGGGTTCAGGCGCTTCCGAGCATCCCCCCTGTTCTCCCAGCACACCTCAG CTGATAAGCACAAGCTGGAGCGTTTCCTGCGCCTGGATGCTGCCCTGGTGGTGACCGTTTACGCTCCCATcactttccctcctgcctcagtgcttctttttaaacagagaagTAACG GAATGCACGACCTCATTGCCACGGGTTCTCTGCTTTCTGTGGACCCGGACAGAATCGTCATCAAGCGGCTAGTGCTCAGTGGCCACCCCTTCAAGATCTTTAGCAAGACGGCTGTCGTGCGATACATGTTCTTTAACAGAG AGGATGTGATGTGGTTTAAGCCAGTGGAGCTGAGGACAAAGTGGGGTCGTAGAGGACACATCAAGGAGCCATTAG GGACCCATGGTCACATGAAGTGTCACTTTGATGGACAGCTAAAGTCCCAGGACACGGTGCTGCTGAACCTCTACAAGCGTGTTTTTCCTAAATGGACTTTTGACCCCCATGTTCCGGAGCCCGTGCCGTGGGTGAGGAGCGAGAGTGTGCTGCCGGTGCAGGAGGTGGAAATGGATTAA